A stretch of DNA from Thermococcus sp. Bubb.Bath:
GTACCTAGACAAGCCACGTGTTGTCTATTCCTCGACGATTCACGGCTACGAGGGCGCCGGCAGGGGCTTCTCCGTCAAGTTCCTGAAAAAGGCGAGGGAGAAGAGGGAATTCCAGGAGCTTCACATGGACGAGCCGATCCGCTACGCCGACCACGACCCCATCGAGAAGTGGCTCTTCGACGTTCTCCTCCTTGATGCGGAGCCGGTGGAGCTGACGGAGGAGGACTACGAGCTCATAAAGAACGGTGAGGTTTATCTGGAGGAGCCGGACCTCGACGACTGGTTCGAGCACGACAGGGAGGATCTGAGGAACTTTGTCGGAATCTACATCCTGGCCCACTACCGCAACAGACCGAGCGATGTGGCTCTTCTGGCAGACGCACCGCACCACGAGGCAAGGGTACTTCGCCTTAAGAACGGAAAGATAGTCACCGCGGTGCAGATAGCGAGGGAGGGTGATATACCGAAGAAAGTCGTCGAGAAGATGCTGAAGGGCTACAAGCCCCGCGGGAACATAATCCCCGACATGATGATCAAGCACCATATAATGAAGGAGTTCGCCCGGCTGAAGGGGTACAGGATAGTCAGGATAGCCACTCACCCCGATGCGATGGACATGGGGCTGGGAAGCAAGGCCCTTGAGCTCCTGGGGAAGGAAGCTCGCGAAAAAGGCCTCGACTGGATGGGGTCTAGCTTCGGTGCAAGCGAGGAGCTGGCCCGCTTCTGGGTCAGGAACGGCTTCGCGGTCGTTCACCTCAGCCCGGCGAGAAACCCCATCAGCGGCGAGTTTACGGCGATAGTCCTCAAGCCGATAAGCAAGAAGGCTAAGGAGATGATCAGGAAGGCCAACGACGAGTTCAGGATAAGGTTAACGGAGTGGCTCTGCGACACCCACAGGGACATTGAGCCGGGAATAGTGCGCTGGCTCTTCGAGACCCCCTTTGGGGAGGCCGTGGATTATCCCGTTTATCTCACGGAGGCTCAGAAGAAGAGGCTGGACGCCTTCACGGGCAAGGTTCTCACATATGACACGGTTGTGGACGCAGTAAAGCCAATAGTGAAGCTCTACTTCCTCGACGGCTGGATGAAGCCGTACCTCGACGAGCGGCAGATGAAGATTCTGATTCACCGGGTTCTCCAGGCCCACAGCTGGGAGGAGACAGCGAAGCTCATCGGGAGGAGCGAGACCTTTACGATGATAGAGCTCAGGGACATCGTCAGGGGCCTTTGGTACTACTACAAGCGCGTGCTCCGGGGTTGAGGCCAAATTTTTTAAGCCCTTCCCTCAATTCTCAGTGTTATCATTTTACTGCCGGTGACAGCCATGGCAGGCGGATGGGAAAGGATAGTATCGATAACCCGGAACGGGATGAGGATCATTGGTCAGATGAAACGTAAGGTTTCGCGGGAGAAGAAGATAGCCCTCCTGATAGATGGCCCCAACATTCTGAGAAAGGAGTTCGGAATTCGCCTCGAGGATCTGGTCGATGTCCTGTCGGAGATAGGCGACATACGCGTTGCCAAGGTTATTCTCAACCAGTACGCCCCACAGGGTCTTATAGAGGCTGTTTCAAACCAGGGATTTGAGCCTCTCATCGTATCCGGTGAAACCGGGGTGAAGCTGGCCGTTGAGGCCATGAAGGAGATATACAACCCTCACATCGATGTCATAGCCGTGGCCACCAGGAACGCCGAGTTTCTGCCAGTTATTCTAAAGGCAAAGGAGAAGGGTAAGGAAACCGTCGTCATCGGGGTGGAACCGGGTTTTTCTGCTGCGCTGAAGCACGCGGCCGACTACGCCATAGTCTTAGGCGGTGAGGAGGAATGAAGGAGAAGCTCTTCAAGATACTCCGGAGGGGCGAGAAGGAGGAAGAGGAGAAGAGGGAAGTCCCCTCCAAGAAGATTGGCCTTATAGTTGACGGTCCCAACATCCTCCG
This window harbors:
- a CDS encoding TIGR00288 family NYN domain-containing protein is translated as MAGGWERIVSITRNGMRIIGQMKRKVSREKKIALLIDGPNILRKEFGIRLEDLVDVLSEIGDIRVAKVILNQYAPQGLIEAVSNQGFEPLIVSGETGVKLAVEAMKEIYNPHIDVIAVATRNAEFLPVILKAKEKGKETVVIGVEPGFSAALKHAADYAIVLGGEEE
- a CDS encoding tRNA(Met) cytidine acetyltransferase TmcA, whose translation is MTVKVRFESDVREYTKGEKVKDGVLRLTETALAQALEKFHRRMIVIEGDTERKAELAGILAGASARVIENILDELVKKRLREEGENKIEVLYATDALGEETFGRKRYEAFRKHFDVLAGSNSEVTAITFKHTREVLGKTYDLLVLDMSYDYSPNDLGRIIETVRGGGLIFILAHPFNKWKDMWTGFHKSLVTPPYTIEDVKKRFNRRLIRKFTEHDGIYIITETGKVRKGPKRAKSQARIRGRKGVPIPQETLFPKELYEMALTEGQMGIIKAFEELVGKEGMLVLTADRGRGKSVSVGIAAVGLAKTMGGGTEVVVTAPEPENVQSLFRFAAKAFEKLGLPPRLREENDLITGIRAGRIFMNYFRPADGYRRNADLYIVDEAAGIHVPILHRYLDKPRVVYSSTIHGYEGAGRGFSVKFLKKAREKREFQELHMDEPIRYADHDPIEKWLFDVLLLDAEPVELTEEDYELIKNGEVYLEEPDLDDWFEHDREDLRNFVGIYILAHYRNRPSDVALLADAPHHEARVLRLKNGKIVTAVQIAREGDIPKKVVEKMLKGYKPRGNIIPDMMIKHHIMKEFARLKGYRIVRIATHPDAMDMGLGSKALELLGKEAREKGLDWMGSSFGASEELARFWVRNGFAVVHLSPARNPISGEFTAIVLKPISKKAKEMIRKANDEFRIRLTEWLCDTHRDIEPGIVRWLFETPFGEAVDYPVYLTEAQKKRLDAFTGKVLTYDTVVDAVKPIVKLYFLDGWMKPYLDERQMKILIHRVLQAHSWEETAKLIGRSETFTMIELRDIVRGLWYYYKRVLRG